CGGAATTCCGTTCTCTTCCAGCGCCACGGCGAGATCCGCTTCTGCACGGTCCCAGGTCTCATCGCTACCGATACGTTTTTCCGGACGCGTTGAGAGTTTGACCACGATCTTCTCGAAGCCAAAAGTGCTGTACATATCGTAGACCATACGAATACAGGCGTTAACTTCATCACGTACCTGATCTTCTGTACAGAAGATATGCGCATCATCCTGCGTAAAGCCACGAACACGCATCAGACCGTGCAGCGCACCTGATGGCTCGTTACGGTGGCAGCTACCGAACTCCGCCATACGCAGCGGCAGGTCACGGTAGGATTTCAGACCCTGGTTGAAGATCTGAACGTGGCCCGGGCAGTTCATTGGCTTGATGCAGTATTCACGGTTCTCAGACGAGGTGGTGAACATCGCATCTTTGTAGTTGTCCCAGTGGCCGGTTTTTTCCCACAGCACACGGTCCATCATGAACGGGCCTTTCACTTCCTGATACTGGTACTCTTTCAGCTTGGAACGCACGAACGTTTCCAGCTCACGGAAGATAGTCCAGCCATCGTTATGCCAGAAGACCATACCCGGCGCTTCTTCCTGCATGTGGTACAGGTCAAGCTGTTTACCGATTTTACGGTGGTCACGCTTAGCCGCCTCTTCCAGGCGCTGCAGGTAGGCGTTCAGGGCTTTTTTATCTGCCCACGCGGTACCATAAATACGCTGCAACATCTTATTGTTGCTATCGCCACGCCAGTAGGCGCCAGCAATTTTCATCAGTTTGAAGTGATGACAGAAGCGCATGTTCGGCACGTGCGGTCCACGGCACATGTCGATGTATTCTTCGTGATGGTACAAGCCAGGCTTGTCATCATGAGAAATGTTCTCATCAAGAATAGAGACTTTATAGCTCTCGCCACGCTTCACGAAGGTTTCACGCGCTTCGTGCCAGCTGACTTTCTTCTTAATGACGTCATAGTTGGTTTCGGCGAGCTCATGCATACGTTTCTCGAGCGCGTCGATATCTTCCTGGGTCAGGGTGTGGTCAAGGTCAACGTCGTAGTAGAAACCGTTGTCGATAACCGGGCCGATCGCCATTTTGGTGTTTGGCCACAGCTGTTTGATGGCATGACCTAACAGGTGCGCACAGGAGTGACGAATGATCTCCAGACCTTCTTCATCTTTCGCGGTGATGATAGAGAGTTGCGCATCGTTTTCGATCAGATCGGATGCATCAACCAGCTCACCATTCACACGGCCAGCGATGGTCGCTTTCGCGAGTCCAGGACCAATATCCAGGGCAACATCCATTGGGCTAACAGCATGGTCGAAATGGCGTTGGCTGCCATCAGGAAGAGTAATTACAGGCATTTTATATCCTTATTTGCAGTGATGCCCCACACATAAGAGCATATACAAAGAAAATAATCATTGTTTAACAATAGATTACGAAACCATCTGACCAACAATCGTCAAATTGGCTCGTCATCCTGCACCTGCCAAAATCAGACTAATGCCGGTTTACGGCAGGCTTTCTAATGGTAACACTAATGACAGGGCATATGCACCCTCTGCGACCAGTTTGAACGTTTGATGTATCCGTTCACGCGTGTTCGCCAGCCAGAGCTCGCAATACCCGATTGTTGAGCTATTCTTGAACAGGTCCTGACACAGCCATGAGGCATCACATGAACGTATCCAGTAGAACCGTTGTGATATTGAATATACTTTCTGCTGCCGGTTTAGCGTTGATTCTTGCCGAGAGATTTCACTGGTTCTGACCCAACCGGTGATATGGCATAACCTTCTGTCCTGCGCAGCGCATATTTTGGTAGACTGAAGGAATCAACAGACAAGGATTAGGTTATGCCAACAAAACGATTTGCCGTAAAACACTGGAAAATGGTGCTGGTATTGATTGCCATCTGCGGTGCAATG
This region of Enterobacter cloacae complex sp. R_G8 genomic DNA includes:
- the thrS gene encoding threonine--tRNA ligase; this encodes MPVITLPDGSQRHFDHAVSPMDVALDIGPGLAKATIAGRVNGELVDASDLIENDAQLSIITAKDEEGLEIIRHSCAHLLGHAIKQLWPNTKMAIGPVIDNGFYYDVDLDHTLTQEDIDALEKRMHELAETNYDVIKKKVSWHEARETFVKRGESYKVSILDENISHDDKPGLYHHEEYIDMCRGPHVPNMRFCHHFKLMKIAGAYWRGDSNNKMLQRIYGTAWADKKALNAYLQRLEEAAKRDHRKIGKQLDLYHMQEEAPGMVFWHNDGWTIFRELETFVRSKLKEYQYQEVKGPFMMDRVLWEKTGHWDNYKDAMFTTSSENREYCIKPMNCPGHVQIFNQGLKSYRDLPLRMAEFGSCHRNEPSGALHGLMRVRGFTQDDAHIFCTEDQVRDEVNACIRMVYDMYSTFGFEKIVVKLSTRPEKRIGSDETWDRAEADLAVALEENGIPFEYQLGEGAFYGPKIEFTLYDCLDRAWQCGTVQLDFSLPQRLSASYVGEDNERQVPVMIHRAILGSLERFIGILTEEFAGFFPTWLAPVQVVVMNITDSQADYVKELTQKLQNAGIRVKADLRNEKIGFKIREHTLRRVPYMLVCGDKEVEAGKVAVRTRRGKDLGSLDVSEVIEKLQQEIRSRSLQQLEE
- the yncL gene encoding stress response membrane protein YncL, which codes for MNVSSRTVVILNILSAAGLALILAERFHWF
- the yniD gene encoding small membrane protein YniD, with the protein product MPTKRFAVKHWKMVLVLIAICGAMLLLRWAAMIWG